The following coding sequences lie in one Arabidopsis thaliana chromosome 3, partial sequence genomic window:
- a CDS encoding DUF1666 family protein (DUF1666) (FUNCTIONS IN: structural constituent of ribosome; INVOLVED IN: translation; LOCATED IN: ribosome, intracellular; EXPRESSED IN: 16 plant structures; EXPRESSED DURING: 7 growth stages; CONTAINS InterPro DOMAIN/s: Ribosomal protein L34e (InterPro:IPR008195), Protein of unknown function DUF1666 (InterPro:IPR012870); BEST Arabidopsis thaliana protein match is: Protein of unknown function (DUF1666) (TAIR:AT1G73850.1); Has 288 Blast hits to 284 proteins in 72 species: Archae - 0; Bacteria - 2; Metazoa - 64; Fungi - 36; Plants - 99; Viruses - 14; Other Eukaryotes - 73 (source: NCBI BLink).): protein MDFLKVRKFRKSRKPNLEKEKEDKILAQQEQARSENTEAGVIDSGKGDEIEDDDDDFITNEVKRRLKELRRNSFMVLIPEEEEEEEEESYLDEDDDDGEDKCSSEWRDVVAEGLQWWGGFDAVYEKYCERMLFFDRLSSQQLKETGIGIAPSPSTPSPRSASKKLSSPFRCLSLKKFDVPEEDIEHLQPTEVDDPYQDLETAYVAQLCLTWEALHCQYTQLSHLISCQPETPTCYNHTAQLFQQFLVLLQRYIENEPFEQGSRSELYARARNAMPKLLQAPKIQGSDKKEMEKDTGFMVLADDLIKVIESSILTFNVFLKMDKKKPNGGIHLFGNHNNNHVNSTTPLLLVQSSIDKKRVKAKELSKKTKGLRKKSWPQTWEGVQLLFAAIDIKLATRVLRMSKISKEQLLWCEEKMKKLNFSAGKLQRHPSPILFPC, encoded by the exons ATGGATTTCTTGAAAGTTAGAAAATTTCGAAAGTCTCGGAAGCCAAACCttgaaaaggagaaagaagacaagatATTGGCTCAGCAAGAACAGGCAAGGAGTGAGAACACTGAAGCTGGTGTGATAGATTCGGGGAAAGGAGATGAGATCgaagatgacgatgatgatttCATTACCAATGAGGTTAAGAGAAGGCTCAAGGAGTTGAGGAGAAACAGTTTCATGGTGTTGATacctgaggaagaagaagaagaagaagaggaatcgTATctagatgaagatgatgatgacggaGAAGACAAGTGTTCAAGTGAGTGGAGAGATGTGGTTGCTGAAGGACTTCAATGGTGGGGAGGTTTTGATGCTGTCTATGAAAAGTATTGCGAGCGTATGCTCTTCTTTGATCGTTTAAGCTCTCAGCAGCTCAAGGAAACTG GCATTGGAATTGCTCCAAGTCCTTCAACTCCATCGCCAAGATCTGCATCTAAGAAGCTGTCATCGCCTTTCCGATGTCTTTCTCTCAAAAAGTTTGATGTTCCGGAGGAAGATATCGAGCATTTGCAGCCGACAGAAGTTGACGACCCTTATCAAGATCTAGAGACGGCCTATGTTGCTCAACTCTGCCTCACTTGGGAGGCACTTCACTGTCAATACACGCAGCTGAGCCACTTAATCTCATGCCAACCCGAAACCCCGACTTGCTACAACCATACTGCCCAACTGTTTCAGCAATTCCTAGTCTTGTTGCAGAGGTATATAGAGAATGAACCGTTTGAGCAAGGCTCAAGATCGGAACTTTATGCTCGTGCTAGAAATGCAATGCCTAAGCTACTTCAAGCTCCTAAGATTCAAG GGTCAGATAAAaaggagatggagaaagatACAGGCTTCATGGTCCTCGCTGATGATCTCATCAAAGTCATAGAGAGCTCGATCCTTACTTTCAACGTCTTCTTGAAAATGGataagaagaaaccaaatggGGGTATTCACTTGTTTGGGaaccacaacaacaaccatGTGAATTCTACAACTCCTTTACTACTGGTTCAGTCATCCATTGATAAG AAAAGGGTGAAAGCAAAGGAGCTttcaaagaagacaaaagggCTGAGAAAGAAATCATGGCCTCAAACATGGGAAGGTGTTCAACTCTTGTTTGCAGCCATTGACATCAAACTCGCAACACGGGTTTTGAGGATGTCGAAAATCAGTAAAGAGCAACTTCTATGGTgtgaagaaaagatgaaaaagctCAACTTTTCAGCTGGGAAGCTTCAAAGACACCCATCTCCAATTCTTTTCCCTTGTTGA
- a CDS encoding lipid-binding serum glycoprotein family protein (lipid-binding serum glycoprotein family protein; FUNCTIONS IN: lipid binding; INVOLVED IN: biological_process unknown; EXPRESSED IN: 19 plant structures; EXPRESSED DURING: 13 growth stages; CONTAINS InterPro DOMAIN/s: Bactericidal permeability-increasing protein, alpha/beta domain (InterPro:IPR017943), F-box domain, Skp2-like (InterPro:IPR022364), Lipid-binding serum glycoprotein, N-terminal (InterPro:IPR017942), Lipid-binding serum glycoprotein, C-terminal (InterPro:IPR001124); BEST Arabidopsis thaliana protein match is: lipid-binding serum glycoprotein family protein (TAIR:AT1G04970.1).), producing the protein MNRSKEENVAPTMKDDSPFGKLTEDLLIEIFIRIPITNWEQVSCVRKQWANLFRGECLWLAALNRAYPLASKTKSWIGPIRQGLSKRRYVALYISRNILGVDDTDIDEMLGHIYVFLNDQLQLSTMPASGILHGTLIDQLIVCGQSKEEAGELATKIWLALLDNLEDTKHTFTVLKSIAQEYDGFLPYPYSRPIKVQWKVFEKLFVDFRDLLDHSEYCDLIGIAKNKFQTIPYFSYPSTLFFFLEMALMKVMTILVLFVSVSSTLAQSNNGGHISIIVSETGLEFAKDYLIKKVITTTLPLQLPDIENKVKIPLIGKVRMGLSNIQIDAVHVQSSKMETRKDGIILSVLGATANLSMDWSYTYRASFFEISDHGDASVEVKGMNVRITATLVNDNGSLKIASRENDCTVKNIDIHINGGASWLYQGVVDAFQKMIISTVEKTVSTKIVEKMKKLDSFLQSLPKQRKIDDSAAVNLTFTGNPVLGNSSVEVDINGLFMPKGDDIKVAGSRSSSFFGGVNKRMVTISVEEGVFNSATLVYFNAKVMHLVMEETKNGSILSTSDWKLILPELYKHYPDNKMVLNMSVTSPPAVKITENGIDATIQLDIAFDVQDSGENLSVARLSTILSVACSTEIVKNNLIGSLRLNDFNATMKWSKIGEFQTNYVQAATSRILEALFLPYVNTRLKRGFPLPIPGDFTIKNIKIVYVNSGILVCTDIGTSTNQ; encoded by the exons ATGAACCGAAGTAAAGAAGAGAACGTTGCTCCGACAATGAAAGATGATAGTCCATTTGGAAAGCTTACAGAGGATCTCTTGATAGAGATATTTATCAGAATTCCAATAACAAATTGGGAACAAGTATCGTGTGTTAGAAAGCAGTGGGCTAATTTATTCCGCGGAGAATGCTTATGGCTGGCTGCTCTTAATCGGGCGTATCCACTTGCTAGCAAAACTAAGAGCTGGATTGGACCAATTCGTCAAGGATTAAGCAAACG GAGATATGTGGCTTTATACATCAGCAGAAACATATTAGGTGTGGATGATACAGACATAGATGAGATGCTTGGACATATTTACGTGTTCTTGAATGATCAGCTTCAACTTTCCACTATGCCTGCTTCAGGCATTTTGCATGGAACCCTTATCG ACCAATTGATTGTTTGTGGCCAATCgaaagaagaagctggtgAGCTTGCAACAAAGATTTGGCTGGCTCTTCTTGACAATTTAGAGGACACAAAACATACATTTACCGTGCTGAAATCAATCGCACAAGAATATGAT GGCTTTCTTCCATATCCATATTCAAGACCAATCAAAGTGCAGTGGAAGGTGTTCGAGAAACTGTTTGTAGATTTCCGTGACTTGCTTGATCATTCAGAGTACTGCGACTTAATAGGAATTGCCAAAAATAAGTTTCAAACCATACCTTAT TTCAGTTATCCATCcactttattcttcttcttggaaaTGGCTCTCATGAAAGTAATGACGATTCTGGTTCTCTTCGTCTCGGTGTCATCGACCTTGGCGCAATCCAACAATGGCGGTCACATTTCGATAATCGTCTCGGAAACAGGTCTTGAATTTGCTAAAGATTACCTCATCAAGAAAGTGATCACTACGACGCTTCCACTTCAGCTACCAGACATTGAGAATAAGGTTAAGATCCCTCTAATCGGGAAAGTTCGAATGGGTCTATCGAATATTCAGATTGATGCAGTTCATGTCCAGTCTTCGAAGATGGAGACTCGAAAAGATGGAATCATTTTGAGTGTTTTAGGTGCTACAGCAAATTTGAGTATGGACTGGTCTTATACTTACAGAGCTTCCTTCTTTGAGATTTCTGATCATGGAGATGCTTCTGTTGAG GTTAAAGGAATGAATGTGAGAATCACTGCCACTTTGGTTAATGATAATGGAAGTCTAAAGATTGCCTCACGGGAAAATGATTGTACAGTAAAGAACATTGATATTCATATCAATGGTGGTGCTTCTTGGCTATATCAAGG GGTGGTTGATGCatttcaaaaaatgattatatctACTGTTGAAAAAACTGTCTCTACTAAAATTgtagaaaaaatgaagaagcttgattcTTTCTTGCAATCACttccaaaacagagaaagattgaTGACTCTGCTGCAGTGAATCTCACTTTTACAGGCAACCCTGTCTTAGGGAATTCGTCGGTTGAAGTTGACATCAATGGTTTATTCATGCCAAAGGGTGATGATATTAAAGTTGCAGGGTCTcgttcttcttccttctttggtGGGGTTAATAAGAGAATGGTGACAATTTCAGTAGAAGAAGGAGTTTTCAACTCTGCAACACTTGTCTACTTCAAC GCTAAGGTGATGCATTTAGTTATGGAGGAAACAAAGAACGGGTCCATTCTAAGCACATCTGACTGGAAACTCATCCTTCCAGAGCTGTACAAACATTATCCAGATAATAAAATGGTGCTTAACATGTCAGTAACATCTCCTCCTGCTGTTAAAATCACAGAGAATGGAATTGATGCGACGATTCAGCTAGATATAGCGTTCGATGTTCAAGACTCTGGAGAAAATCTATCTGTAGCACGCCTATCAACA ATTCTGAGTGTTGCGTGTTCTACAGAAATCGTAAAGAATAATCTAATCGGTAGCCTCAGATTAAATGATTTCAATGCAACAATGAAGTGGAGTAAAATTGGAGAGTTTCAAACAAACTATGTTCAG GCTGCTACGTCTAGGATTCTTGAAGCCTTGTTTTTGCCGTACGTAAACACACGTCTCAAGAGAGGATTCCCTTTGCCGATTCCCGGCGATTTCACgatcaaaaacataaagattGTTTATGTTAATAGTGGCATTTTGGTATGTACCGATATCGGCACTAGCACAAACCAGTAA
- a CDS encoding lipid-binding serum glycoprotein family protein yields MYNSWFVLKQKSNILLTILTSSLLAKFSYPSTLFFFLEMALMKVMTILVLFVSVSSTLAQSNNGGHISIIVSETGLEFAKDYLIKKVITTTLPLQLPDIENKVKIPLIGKVRMGLSNIQIDAVHVQSSKMETRKDGIILSVLGATANLSMDWSYTYRASFFEISDHGDASVEVKGMNVRITATLVNDNGSLKIASRENDCTVKNIDIHINGGASWLYQGVVDAFQKMIISTVEKTVSTKIVEKMKKLDSFLQSLPKQRKIDDSAAVNLTFTGNPVLGNSSVEVDINGLFMPKGDDIKVAGSRSSSFFGGVNKRMVTISVEEGVFNSATLVYFNAKVMHLVMEETKNGSILSTSDWKLILPELYKHYPDNKMVLNMSVTSPPAVKITENGIDATIQLDIAFDVQDSGENLSVARLSTILSVACSTEIVKNNLIGSLRLNDFNATMKWSKIGEFQTNYVQVSQVNYLEFKIYLD; encoded by the exons ATGTATAATTCGTGGTTCGTTTTAAAGCAAAAGTCAAACATTTTGTTGACTATTTTAACTTCTTCGTTACTTGCTAAGTTCAGTTATCCATCcactttattcttcttcttggaaaTGGCTCTCATGAAAGTAATGACGATTCTGGTTCTCTTCGTCTCGGTGTCATCGACCTTGGCGCAATCCAACAATGGCGGTCACATTTCGATAATCGTCTCGGAAACAGGTCTTGAATTTGCTAAAGATTACCTCATCAAGAAAGTGATCACTACGACGCTTCCACTTCAGCTACCAGACATTGAGAATAAGGTTAAGATCCCTCTAATCGGGAAAGTTCGAATGGGTCTATCGAATATTCAGATTGATGCAGTTCATGTCCAGTCTTCGAAGATGGAGACTCGAAAAGATGGAATCATTTTGAGTGTTTTAGGTGCTACAGCAAATTTGAGTATGGACTGGTCTTATACTTACAGAGCTTCCTTCTTTGAGATTTCTGATCATGGAGATGCTTCTGTTGAG GTTAAAGGAATGAATGTGAGAATCACTGCCACTTTGGTTAATGATAATGGAAGTCTAAAGATTGCCTCACGGGAAAATGATTGTACAGTAAAGAACATTGATATTCATATCAATGGTGGTGCTTCTTGGCTATATCAAGG GGTGGTTGATGCatttcaaaaaatgattatatctACTGTTGAAAAAACTGTCTCTACTAAAATTgtagaaaaaatgaagaagcttgattcTTTCTTGCAATCACttccaaaacagagaaagattgaTGACTCTGCTGCAGTGAATCTCACTTTTACAGGCAACCCTGTCTTAGGGAATTCGTCGGTTGAAGTTGACATCAATGGTTTATTCATGCCAAAGGGTGATGATATTAAAGTTGCAGGGTCTcgttcttcttccttctttggtGGGGTTAATAAGAGAATGGTGACAATTTCAGTAGAAGAAGGAGTTTTCAACTCTGCAACACTTGTCTACTTCAAC GCTAAGGTGATGCATTTAGTTATGGAGGAAACAAAGAACGGGTCCATTCTAAGCACATCTGACTGGAAACTCATCCTTCCAGAGCTGTACAAACATTATCCAGATAATAAAATGGTGCTTAACATGTCAGTAACATCTCCTCCTGCTGTTAAAATCACAGAGAATGGAATTGATGCGACGATTCAGCTAGATATAGCGTTCGATGTTCAAGACTCTGGAGAAAATCTATCTGTAGCACGCCTATCAACA ATTCTGAGTGTTGCGTGTTCTACAGAAATCGTAAAGAATAATCTAATCGGTAGCCTCAGATTAAATGATTTCAATGCAACAATGAAGTGGAGTAAAATTGGAGAGTTTCAAACAAACTATGTTCAGGTAAGTCAAGTTAATTATCTTGAGTTTAAGATTTATCTTGATTAG
- a CDS encoding lipid-binding serum glycoprotein family protein (lipid-binding serum glycoprotein family protein; FUNCTIONS IN: lipid binding; INVOLVED IN: biological_process unknown; LOCATED IN: endomembrane system; EXPRESSED IN: 19 plant structures; EXPRESSED DURING: 13 growth stages; CONTAINS InterPro DOMAIN/s: Bactericidal permeability-increasing protein, alpha/beta domain (InterPro:IPR017943), Lipid-binding serum glycoprotein, C-terminal (InterPro:IPR001124), Lipid-binding serum glycoprotein, N-terminal (InterPro:IPR017942); BEST Arabidopsis thaliana protein match is: lipid-binding serum glycoprotein family protein (TAIR:AT1G04970.1); Has 465 Blast hits to 462 proteins in 65 species: Archae - 2; Bacteria - 0; Metazoa - 380; Fungi - 0; Plants - 57; Viruses - 0; Other Eukaryotes - 26 (source: NCBI BLink).), translated as MYNSWFVLKQKSNILLTILTSSLLAKFSYPSTLFFFLEMALMKVMTILVLFVSVSSTLAQSNNGGHISIIVSETGLEFAKDYLIKKVITTTLPLQLPDIENKVKIPLIGKVRMGLSNIQIDAVHVQSSKMETRKDGIILSVLGATANLSMDWSYTYRASFFEISDHGDASVEVKGMNVRITATLVNDNGSLKIASRENDCTVKNIDIHINGGASWLYQGVVDAFQKMIISTVEKTVSTKIVEKMKKLDSFLQSLPKQRKIDDSAAVNLTFTGNPVLGNSSVEVDINGLFMPKGDDIKVAGSRSSSFFGGVNKRMVTISVEEGVFNSATLVYFNAKVMHLVMEETKNGSILSTSDWKLILPELYKHYPDNKMVLNMSVTSPPAVKITENGIDATIQLDIAFDVQDSGENLSVARLSTILSVACSTEIVKNNLIGSLRLNDFNATMKWSKIGEFQTNYVQAATSRILEALFLPYVNTRLKRGFPLPIPGDFTIKNIKIVYVNSGILVCTDIGTSTNQ; from the exons ATGTATAATTCGTGGTTCGTTTTAAAGCAAAAGTCAAACATTTTGTTGACTATTTTAACTTCTTCGTTACTTGCTAAGTTCAGTTATCCATCcactttattcttcttcttggaaaTGGCTCTCATGAAAGTAATGACGATTCTGGTTCTCTTCGTCTCGGTGTCATCGACCTTGGCGCAATCCAACAATGGCGGTCACATTTCGATAATCGTCTCGGAAACAGGTCTTGAATTTGCTAAAGATTACCTCATCAAGAAAGTGATCACTACGACGCTTCCACTTCAGCTACCAGACATTGAGAATAAGGTTAAGATCCCTCTAATCGGGAAAGTTCGAATGGGTCTATCGAATATTCAGATTGATGCAGTTCATGTCCAGTCTTCGAAGATGGAGACTCGAAAAGATGGAATCATTTTGAGTGTTTTAGGTGCTACAGCAAATTTGAGTATGGACTGGTCTTATACTTACAGAGCTTCCTTCTTTGAGATTTCTGATCATGGAGATGCTTCTGTTGAG GTTAAAGGAATGAATGTGAGAATCACTGCCACTTTGGTTAATGATAATGGAAGTCTAAAGATTGCCTCACGGGAAAATGATTGTACAGTAAAGAACATTGATATTCATATCAATGGTGGTGCTTCTTGGCTATATCAAGG GGTGGTTGATGCatttcaaaaaatgattatatctACTGTTGAAAAAACTGTCTCTACTAAAATTgtagaaaaaatgaagaagcttgattcTTTCTTGCAATCACttccaaaacagagaaagattgaTGACTCTGCTGCAGTGAATCTCACTTTTACAGGCAACCCTGTCTTAGGGAATTCGTCGGTTGAAGTTGACATCAATGGTTTATTCATGCCAAAGGGTGATGATATTAAAGTTGCAGGGTCTcgttcttcttccttctttggtGGGGTTAATAAGAGAATGGTGACAATTTCAGTAGAAGAAGGAGTTTTCAACTCTGCAACACTTGTCTACTTCAAC GCTAAGGTGATGCATTTAGTTATGGAGGAAACAAAGAACGGGTCCATTCTAAGCACATCTGACTGGAAACTCATCCTTCCAGAGCTGTACAAACATTATCCAGATAATAAAATGGTGCTTAACATGTCAGTAACATCTCCTCCTGCTGTTAAAATCACAGAGAATGGAATTGATGCGACGATTCAGCTAGATATAGCGTTCGATGTTCAAGACTCTGGAGAAAATCTATCTGTAGCACGCCTATCAACA ATTCTGAGTGTTGCGTGTTCTACAGAAATCGTAAAGAATAATCTAATCGGTAGCCTCAGATTAAATGATTTCAATGCAACAATGAAGTGGAGTAAAATTGGAGAGTTTCAAACAAACTATGTTCAG GCTGCTACGTCTAGGATTCTTGAAGCCTTGTTTTTGCCGTACGTAAACACACGTCTCAAGAGAGGATTCCCTTTGCCGATTCCCGGCGATTTCACgatcaaaaacataaagattGTTTATGTTAATAGTGGCATTTTGGTATGTACCGATATCGGCACTAGCACAAACCAGTAA
- a CDS encoding RING/FYVE/PHD zinc finger superfamily protein — MDIATSNAPMNLESVAMVDGNGAEPVSPPAKKPRFDEEMNRVAEIVLVLSALGRMRGGETPTALELELMFEARSKLAGMCLEFDPKDIIRKDDVKSVIEDLGFNGKLKDQRLGFRAPTVTISEKLSLGKRKMEEAEKYPTTSTVSTGYTLSQPNGSLASPGGLANKASVAHQWPSSEVATANTSGSHFKLDRPQMVLNGASQGTPVSSANYYAEPWSAQLPSTISFSTAPDKKVPIQSSVRTADPSFRPFRHGTFTGTNQPMHYSQTSSFGGNHTEIAKIIHKFLQPRVKQYPLWNPPSREYMSRAMACQICEVTINEMDTLLICDACEKAYHLKCLQGNNMKGVPKSEWHCSRCVQAFNGKPFPPTYGRATRAVATTTAKMPFRAAGVLSSSAKKIGPMDIKANQQKPIVSTFSRLQNTGLVSGAATTSQFESASVNAKTTASAAKTTNIGSQGSKENVACGANSPAPVSLTETPNRTGIASTISVINNGLISKPLTPVGTMSSTSPLPVVNQLPVNATSNASPSTPITASLVAQAPTVTQNGDGSSTASGTADHSILNADITTQVHTLTVTSSSNSQQAVSHSEVAKATEDAAPLENVSECEKPSESTSHPDSLNDKTISENVQESSKDAKVDSEACQNHPTASPATVVPDQDSTITAAPSVTQEDSAFNTEKTPPQPLSVSSNYDSQTEKETPNVQDSVHNVPGDSEKGKGLNGLDDRHQEQPSEPEFYKSDSVKEENAA; from the exons atgGATATAGCGACCAGTAATGCTCCAATGAATCTTGAATCCGTCGCAATGGTTGATGGCAACGGAGCAGAACCGGTGTCTCCGCCTGCGAAAAAGCCACGTTTTGACGAGGAGATGAATAGAGTGGCGGAGATTGTTCTGGTTCTATCGGCGTTAGGGAGGATGCGTGGTGGGGAAACTCCGACGGCGTTGGAACTCGAGCTGATGTTTGAAGCTAGGTCCAAATTAGCTGGGATGTGTCTGGAATTTGACCCTAAGGATATTATTCGTAAGGATGATGTTAAATCTGTGATTGAGGATTTGGGTTTCAATGGTAAGCTTAAAGACCAGAGATTAGGTTTTCGAGCTCCTACGGTGACTATCTCTGAGAAGCTTTCTCTTGGTAAACGAAAG atggaagaagcagaaaagTATCCTACCACTTCGACAGTATCCACTGGATATACATTGTCACAGCCAAACGGTAGTCTTGCATCTCCTGGTGGTCTTG CGAATAAAGCTTCTGTGGCTCATCAGTGGCCTAGTAGTGAAGTTGCTACTGCTAACACTAGTGGAAGCCATTTCAAATTGGACAGACCTCAGATGGTACTTAACGGTGCTTCTCAAGGGACTC CAGTTTCTTCCGCGAATTATTATGCTGAACCCTGGTCTGCCCAACTTCCATCCACCATATCTTTCAGTACTGCACCAGATAAGAAGGTTCCAATTCAAAGTTCTGTCAGGACAGCAGATCCAAGCTTTAGGCCATTCAGGCACGGTACATTCACTGGCACAAATCAGCCAATGCATTACAGTCAAACTTCTTCGTTCGGAGGCAACCATACTGAAATTGCTAAGATAATCCATAAATTTCTGCAACCACGGGTTAAACAATATCCTTTGTGGAATCCACCTTCAAGAGAGTATATGAGCAGGGCAATGGCATGCCAGATATGTGAAGTTACCATCAATGAAATGGACACTCTACTGATTTGTGATGCCTGTGAAAAAGCATACCACTTGAAATGTCTGCAAGGAAACAATATGAAAGGGGTTCCAAAATCTGAATGGCATTGCTCAAGATGTGTGCAAGCATTCAATGGGAAGCCATTTCCTCCTACATATGGGCGTGCGACTCGTGCCGTAGCGACGACTACAGCAAAAATGCCTTTTAGGGCAGCCGGAGTTCTATCATCCTCAGCAAAGAAGATTGGACCGATGGATATAAAGGCTAatcaacaaaaaccaattGTATCTACGTTTTCAAGATTGCAAAATACTGGCTTGGTTTCTGGAGCAGCAACTACATCTCAGTTTGAGTCTGCTAGTGTAAATGCAAAGACAACTGCAAGCGCAGCAAAGACTACTAACATTGGATCACAGGGCTCTAAGGAAAATGTTGCCTGTGGTGCTAATTCTCCAGCACCGGTATCGCTTACCGAGACTCCAAATCGTACAGGAATCGCAAGTACAATTTCTGTGATAAACAATGGCCTCATTTCAAAACCTTTAACACCAGTTGGTACTATGAGCAGCACTTCTCCATTGCCTGTTGTTAACCAACTTCCCGTGAATGCAACCTCAAACGCAAGTCCGAGTACACCAATAACTGCTAGCCTTGTAGCACAAGCCCCGACAGTTACCCAAAATGGAGATGGCAGCTCAACGGCCTCTGGGACTGCTGACCATTCTATATTGAATGCTGACATTACCACTCAAGTTCATACATTGACTGTTACTTCCAGTAGTAATTCTCAACAGGCAGTGTCACATTCTGAGGTTGCAAAAGCAACTGAAGATGCAGCTCCTTTGGAAAATGTTTCCGAGTGTGAGAAACCATCAGAATCTACATCTCACCCAGACTCTCTGAATGATAAAACAATATCAGAGAACGTTCAAGAATCAAGTAAGGATGCTAAAGTTGATTCTGAAGCTTGCCAGAACCACCCAACAGCATCCCCAGCCACTGTTGTACCAGATCAAGACTCGACGATCACTGCTGCACCATCCGTGACACAAGAGGATTCAGCTTTCAATACAGAGAAAACACCACCTCAGCCACTTTCGGTGTCATCTAACTATGATTCACAAACCGAGAAGGAAACACCAAATGTCCAAGATTCTGTACATAATGTTCCGGGAGATTCAGAGAAGGGTAAAGGGTTAAATGGTTTAGATGATAGACATCAGGAACAGCCTTCTGAGCCGGAGTTCTATAAGTCAGATTCGGTAAAGGAAGAAAATGCTGCCTAA